In a genomic window of Venatoribacter cucullus:
- the ubiE gene encoding bifunctional demethylmenaquinone methyltransferase/2-methoxy-6-polyprenyl-1,4-benzoquinol methylase UbiE translates to MSGDKTTHFGYQTVAVEEKQAKVAEVFHSVAAKYDLMNDLMSFGVHRLWKRITIDMSGVRPGNRVLDLAGGTGDLTRKFSKIVGPQGKVILADINSSMLNVGRDRLTDQGYVGNIEYVQANAECLPFEDNSFDVITIAFGLRNVTDKDAALRSMARCLKPGGRLLVLEFSKPTNPLMSKAYDLYSFTALPFMGKVVTNDAESYKYLAESIRMHPDQETLKCMMEEAGLVRCSYHNMTSGVVALHRGIKP, encoded by the coding sequence ATGTCCGGGGATAAAACCACGCATTTTGGTTACCAGACCGTGGCCGTTGAAGAGAAACAGGCCAAGGTGGCGGAGGTGTTTCATTCCGTAGCCGCCAAGTACGATCTTATGAATGATCTGATGTCGTTCGGGGTGCATCGTTTATGGAAGCGCATCACCATTGATATGTCGGGCGTACGTCCGGGCAACCGCGTACTGGACCTGGCCGGCGGCACCGGCGATCTGACGCGCAAGTTTTCCAAAATTGTCGGCCCGCAGGGCAAAGTGATTCTGGCCGATATCAACTCGTCCATGCTCAATGTCGGCCGCGACCGCCTGACCGATCAGGGCTATGTTGGCAACATTGAATACGTGCAGGCCAACGCCGAATGCCTGCCGTTTGAAGACAACAGCTTCGACGTCATCACCATCGCCTTTGGCCTGCGCAACGTCACCGACAAAGACGCCGCGCTGCGTTCCATGGCCCGCTGCCTGAAGCCGGGCGGCCGTCTGCTGGTGCTGGAGTTCTCCAAGCCGACCAATCCGCTGATGAGCAAAGCCTACGATCTGTACTCGTTCACCGCGCTGCCGTTTATGGGCAAAGTGGTCACCAACGATGCCGAATCGTACAAATATCTGGCCGAATCCATCCGCATGCACCCCGATCAGGAAACCCTGAAATGCATGATGGAAGAGGCCGGCCTGGTGCGTTGCAGCTACCACAATATGACCAGCGGCGTGGTCGCGCTGCACCGCGGCATTAAGCCCTGA
- the proC gene encoding pyrroline-5-carboxylate reductase, which yields MTQIAFIGGGNMATSIIGGLIRQGDTKASLIHVADPNAGQRQALQKDFGVQVHEDNQEAIAKADVVIMAVKPQVMKTVLETLQATLSKRQPLLISIAAGINVASLQSWSGCKAVVRCMPNTPALLSLGATGLFGSKEVSIDQRNMADALLRAVGLTVWVKTEAEIDAVTAVSGSGPAYFFLLMEAMIEAGQQLGLSEQTATKLTLQTALGAGQMALNSDVGPAELRRRVTSPGGTTEQAIGRFEDAGLRQIVATALKAASDRAAELSRQLAD from the coding sequence ATGACCCAGATTGCATTTATCGGTGGTGGCAATATGGCCACCAGTATTATCGGTGGCCTGATCCGTCAGGGCGACACCAAAGCCAGCCTCATTCATGTGGCCGATCCCAACGCCGGCCAGCGCCAGGCACTGCAAAAAGACTTTGGCGTGCAGGTGCACGAAGATAACCAGGAGGCCATCGCCAAGGCCGACGTGGTCATCATGGCGGTGAAACCGCAAGTGATGAAAACCGTGCTGGAAACGCTGCAGGCCACCCTCAGCAAACGTCAGCCGTTATTAATTTCCATCGCCGCCGGCATCAATGTTGCCAGCCTGCAAAGCTGGAGTGGCTGCAAGGCCGTGGTGCGCTGCATGCCCAATACACCAGCCTTGCTCAGCCTTGGCGCCACCGGCCTGTTCGGCAGCAAAGAGGTGAGCATTGACCAGCGCAATATGGCCGACGCGCTGCTGCGCGCCGTCGGCCTGACCGTATGGGTGAAAACCGAAGCCGAAATTGACGCCGTCACCGCCGTCTCCGGCAGCGGCCCGGCGTATTTCTTCCTGCTCATGGAAGCCATGATCGAAGCCGGCCAACAACTGGGCTTAAGCGAACAAACCGCCACCAAACTGACCCTGCAAACCGCGCTGGGTGCAGGCCAGATGGCCCTGAACAGCGACGTAGGGCCGGCCGAGCTGCGTCGCCGTGTCACCTCGCCAGGGGGCACCACCGAACAAGCCATTGGTCGTTTTGAAGACGCCGGTCTGCGCCAGATTGTGGCGACGGCATTAAAAGCCGCCAGCGATCGTGCCGCTGAACTCAGCCGCCAGCTGGCCGACTGA
- a CDS encoding DUF167 family protein, with translation MLLVCHLQPNASRSEFAGLHGDALKIRIQAPPVEGKANTELVKFLAKAFGVGKRDIEIISGELNRHKRVRIAAPAKLPDEALVSPAG, from the coding sequence TTGCTCCTTGTCTGCCACCTGCAACCCAATGCCTCGCGCAGTGAATTTGCCGGCTTACACGGCGACGCCCTGAAAATCCGCATTCAGGCGCCGCCGGTGGAAGGCAAAGCCAATACCGAATTGGTGAAGTTTCTGGCCAAAGCCTTTGGTGTGGGCAAGCGGGATATTGAGATCATCAGCGGGGAGCTGAACCGCCATAAGCGGGTGCGGATTGCTGCTCCGGCTAAGCTGCCGGACGAGGCGCTGGTCAGCCCGGCGGGCTGA
- the dauA gene encoding C4-dicarboxylic acid transporter DauA: MQHRAHLFSLRIAHALRESFKEAPYNPQRFSKDLIAGITVGIIAIPLSMALAIASGVAPQYGLYTAMIAGFIIALTGGSRYSISGPTAAFVVILYPIAEKFGLGGLLIATFLSGVVLMLMAFARLGRFIEYIPESVTLGFTSGIAIVIATLQLKDFFGLQMQYPETYVEKIEQLALAMPDLHWPSLLVGGGTFAALLIWKKFSTLPPHIPALLVGVFIAWLLGLDGHTVDTIGSRFSYLLPDGTTGAGIPPILPEFVWPWNQPGADGQPIGLSWTLLQLLLPAAFSIAMLGAIESLLCAVVLDNMTNTRHSANSELMGQGIGNMLVPFFGGITATAAIARSAANLRAGAQTPIAAMIHGLVVMAGLLVLAPLLAHLPMASMAALLLLVAWNIAEADKVVHFFRTAPRGDVLVLSTCLGLTVLFDMVIAIGVGIVLAALLFMRDISELTKVSDISEQRKMVPQELPAGWSVFKINGPLFFAAADRVFAELALLARERSGLVLYMDAVPVLDAGGLSALEKFLGACRKHNTEVIIADLQFQPLKTIARSGLQPLPQQLSFTPTLAAALEQLQPAG, translated from the coding sequence ATGCAGCATCGCGCTCATCTGTTTTCCCTGCGCATCGCCCACGCCCTGCGCGAATCCTTCAAAGAAGCACCTTACAACCCACAACGGTTCAGCAAGGACCTGATCGCCGGTATTACCGTCGGCATTATTGCCATTCCCTTGTCGATGGCGCTGGCCATCGCCAGTGGCGTGGCGCCGCAGTACGGTTTGTACACGGCCATGATTGCCGGTTTTATCATCGCCCTTACCGGCGGCTCCCGTTACAGCATTTCCGGGCCAACGGCAGCCTTTGTCGTGATTCTGTATCCCATTGCCGAAAAATTCGGTTTAGGCGGCCTGCTGATTGCCACCTTCCTGTCCGGGGTGGTGCTGATGCTGATGGCGTTCGCCCGGCTGGGGCGTTTTATTGAATACATTCCCGAGTCAGTAACACTCGGCTTTACCTCAGGCATCGCCATCGTTATTGCTACCCTGCAATTAAAAGATTTCTTCGGCCTGCAGATGCAGTACCCGGAAACCTATGTGGAAAAGATTGAGCAGCTGGCGCTGGCCATGCCGGACCTCCACTGGCCCAGCCTGCTGGTCGGCGGTGGTACCTTTGCCGCGCTGCTGATCTGGAAAAAGTTCAGCACCTTACCGCCACATATTCCGGCGCTGCTGGTCGGTGTATTCATCGCCTGGTTGCTGGGGCTGGATGGCCATACCGTCGATACCATCGGCAGCCGTTTCAGCTACCTCTTACCAGATGGCACTACCGGTGCCGGCATTCCGCCGATCCTGCCGGAATTTGTCTGGCCCTGGAATCAGCCGGGTGCCGACGGGCAGCCGATCGGCCTGAGCTGGACGCTGCTGCAACTGCTGTTACCGGCGGCCTTTTCCATCGCCATGCTCGGTGCCATTGAATCGCTGCTGTGCGCCGTGGTGCTGGATAACATGACCAACACCCGCCACAGCGCCAACAGCGAGCTGATGGGGCAAGGTATCGGCAATATGCTGGTGCCGTTTTTCGGCGGCATTACCGCCACCGCGGCCATTGCCCGTTCCGCTGCTAACCTGCGCGCCGGCGCGCAAACCCCCATCGCCGCGATGATTCACGGCCTGGTGGTGATGGCCGGTTTGCTGGTGCTGGCGCCGTTGCTGGCGCACCTGCCCATGGCTTCCATGGCGGCGTTACTGTTACTGGTGGCCTGGAACATCGCCGAAGCCGACAAGGTGGTGCATTTCTTCCGCACCGCCCCGCGTGGTGATGTGCTGGTGTTAAGCACCTGCCTGGGCCTGACCGTGCTGTTCGATATGGTGATCGCCATTGGCGTCGGTATCGTGTTGGCGGCGCTGCTGTTTATGCGCGACATTTCCGAGCTGACCAAGGTCAGCGACATCAGCGAACAACGCAAAATGGTGCCGCAGGAATTACCGGCCGGCTGGTCGGTGTTCAAAATCAATGGGCCGTTATTCTTTGCCGCGGCAGATCGCGTCTTTGCGGAACTGGCGTTGCTGGCGCGTGAACGCAGCGGGCTGGTGTTGTATATGGATGCCGTCCCCGTGCTGGATGCCGGCGGCTTGTCGGCGCTGGAGAAGTTTTTAGGAGCGTGCCGTAAGCACAATACCGAAGTGATTATTGCCGATCTGCAATTCCAGCCGCTGAAAACCATTGCCCGCTCCGGTTTACAGCCGCTGCCGCAGCAGCTCAGTTTTACCCCAACGCTGGCGGCGGCGCTGGAACAGCTGCAACCCGCTGGCTGA
- a CDS encoding YggT family protein has product MSPLANVGLLLINTIGSLALLIVLLRFLLQLVRADFYNPISQMIVKLTSPLLNPLRRVIPGFGGLDIASLLLAYGIQIVTMALILLVAGMGADIPWANLLVWAPLGLFGLLLKIYFWGLIITVIASWIAPNSYNPALILINQILEPVVRPIRAKMPDLGGIDLSPIVVFLLIQVLEIIVIGPLAQMLAVPRGLMFGL; this is encoded by the coding sequence ATGTCACCCCTCGCCAATGTCGGCTTATTGCTGATCAACACCATCGGAAGTCTGGCGTTACTGATTGTGCTGCTGCGCTTTCTGCTGCAGCTGGTACGCGCTGATTTTTACAACCCCATTTCGCAGATGATCGTCAAACTCACCAGCCCGCTGCTGAACCCGCTGCGCCGGGTTATTCCGGGTTTCGGTGGTCTGGACATTGCCTCGCTGCTGCTGGCCTACGGCATCCAGATTGTCACCATGGCGCTGATTCTGCTGGTCGCCGGCATGGGCGCCGACATCCCCTGGGCCAACCTGCTGGTGTGGGCACCGCTGGGGCTGTTCGGGCTGCTGCTGAAAATCTATTTCTGGGGCCTGATCATTACCGTCATCGCCTCCTGGATTGCCCCCAACTCCTACAATCCGGCGCTGATTCTGATTAACCAGATTCTCGAACCGGTCGTGCGCCCGATCCGCGCCAAAATGCCCGACCTGGGCGGCATCGACTTATCCCCCATCGTGGTGTTCCTGTTAATTCAGGTGCTGGAAATCATCGTCATCGGCCCGCTGGCACAAATGCTGGCGGTACCGCGCGGGCTGATGTTTGGCCTGTGA
- a CDS encoding CocE/NonD family hydrolase encodes MKKTLLSLCAAGALCLPTAQAQADSALAPALTLVAGILNVGVFPKSDRYTTDDDIVVVANDGTELAANIFVPNQPGLKPAVIFINSWALNEYEYLTEAARFAEEGYVVLSYSTRGFGTSGGLIDTAGPQDMADLSKVIDYLIANYEVDPQRIGTAGISYGAGMSLLGAAHDPRIRAVASLSGWGSLQDALYADQTPRLVWGELLTLSSGLLGNPDPIIEEQWNKVLSGTDVESVYPWTDLRSPLNYVEQINANGTAIYMAQNYGDNLFQPNSVLRLFGQLDVPKHIDLQAGTHAFPEIIGMIGGGNTKVLNNMHRWFAEHLKGETGAMNGQAPVQMKTKLTSNWEGFSDFPLPEARTQTWHLHPRSLFSNGKLDDSPYQNRRVTETRINSLLDSVASTQVPIVAELLEQADVPVTAPMTLLLRNHSVAFDSGRLSSGMKIRGIPQLSMAVEPQHSNLQLVAYLYDVNALGIGTLITHAPVTLPHTTAGKTEQVNLDLVAVSYDIKPGNRLMLVVDTQDLLYAKPAKSYFAADFRFGGNLTSTLSVPVL; translated from the coding sequence ATGAAAAAAACCTTACTCAGCCTGTGCGCTGCCGGCGCGCTCTGTCTGCCCACGGCCCAGGCTCAGGCCGACTCGGCACTGGCACCAGCCCTCACTCTGGTCGCTGGCATTCTCAATGTCGGCGTCTTCCCGAAATCTGACCGCTACACCACGGATGATGACATTGTGGTGGTTGCCAATGATGGCACCGAATTAGCCGCCAACATTTTTGTCCCGAATCAACCCGGTCTGAAACCGGCAGTTATTTTTATTAACAGCTGGGCGCTGAACGAATATGAATACCTGACCGAAGCGGCGCGTTTTGCCGAAGAAGGCTACGTGGTGCTGAGTTATTCCACCCGTGGCTTCGGCACCAGCGGTGGTCTGATTGATACCGCCGGCCCGCAGGATATGGCTGACCTGAGCAAGGTTATCGATTACCTGATCGCCAACTATGAGGTGGACCCGCAGCGTATTGGTACCGCGGGTATTTCTTATGGTGCCGGCATGAGCCTGCTGGGTGCGGCGCACGATCCGCGTATCCGCGCCGTGGCGTCATTAAGTGGCTGGGGCAGCCTGCAGGATGCTTTGTACGCCGACCAGACCCCGCGGCTGGTGTGGGGTGAGCTGCTGACGCTGTCCTCCGGCCTGCTGGGCAATCCCGATCCGATTATTGAAGAACAATGGAACAAAGTACTGTCCGGCACCGATGTGGAATCGGTATACCCCTGGACCGATCTGCGTTCACCGCTGAATTATGTGGAGCAGATCAACGCCAATGGCACCGCCATTTATATGGCGCAGAACTATGGCGATAACCTGTTCCAGCCCAACAGCGTACTGCGTCTGTTCGGCCAGCTGGACGTACCCAAGCATATTGATCTGCAGGCCGGTACCCATGCCTTCCCGGAAATCATCGGCATGATCGGCGGTGGCAACACCAAGGTGCTGAACAATATGCACCGCTGGTTTGCTGAGCACCTGAAAGGTGAAACCGGTGCTATGAATGGCCAGGCACCGGTGCAGATGAAAACCAAACTGACCAGCAACTGGGAAGGCTTCAGCGATTTCCCGCTGCCGGAAGCCCGTACCCAAACCTGGCACCTGCACCCGCGCTCGCTGTTCAGTAATGGCAAGCTGGACGACAGCCCGTATCAGAACCGTCGGGTAACCGAAACCCGCATCAACTCATTGCTGGATAGCGTGGCCAGCACTCAGGTGCCGATTGTGGCGGAATTACTGGAGCAGGCTGATGTGCCGGTCACTGCCCCCATGACGCTGCTGTTACGGAATCATTCGGTGGCCTTTGACAGCGGCCGCCTCAGCAGCGGGATGAAGATCCGTGGTATTCCGCAACTGAGCATGGCGGTGGAACCCCAGCACAGCAATCTGCAGCTGGTGGCCTATCTGTACGACGTGAATGCGCTGGGCATCGGCACCTTAATTACCCATGCGCCGGTTACCCTGCCGCACACCACGGCCGGTAAAACCGAGCAGGTTAATCTGGATCTGGTGGCGGTGTCGTATGACATAAAACCGGGTAACCGTCTGATGCTGGTCGTGGACACTCAGGATCTGCTGTACGCCAAGCCGGCCAAATCCTACTTTGCTGCAGACTTCCGTTTTGGCGGCAATCTGACCTCAACCCTGAGCGTGCCGGTACTTTGA
- a CDS encoding DUF1145 domain-containing protein has protein sequence MLIVLNKLATLIFWLLALLVWSQGWGGYLGWLPVMALVVLGVHVLEVLYFWVAFRKDSQNPLADAVQILVFGIFHLRRFIEVRAQ, from the coding sequence ATGCTGATCGTGCTGAATAAACTGGCCACCCTGATATTCTGGCTGCTGGCCTTACTGGTGTGGTCACAGGGGTGGGGTGGCTATCTGGGCTGGTTGCCGGTCATGGCGCTGGTGGTACTTGGGGTGCATGTACTGGAAGTGCTGTATTTCTGGGTTGCCTTCCGTAAAGACAGTCAGAATCCATTGGCCGATGCCGTGCAGATTCTGGTGTTCGGAATTTTCCACCTGCGCCGGTTTATTGAAGTGCGGGCACAATAA